Proteins encoded by one window of Geobacter sp. DSM 9736:
- a CDS encoding response regulator has translation MRTLIVEDDFIARRLLKEILTPLGDCDVAINGREAVQAFRMALDDKKPYDLITMDIMMPGMDGQEALKLIREIEKERSIPPSSEVKVIMTTALDDPKNVVEAYYHGGATSYIVKPISKGKLMNEIRGFGLLA, from the coding sequence ATGAGAACACTGATAGTGGAAGACGATTTTATTGCACGCAGGCTGCTTAAAGAGATCCTCACTCCTCTTGGGGACTGCGATGTTGCAATAAACGGCAGAGAGGCCGTCCAGGCCTTCAGGATGGCTCTCGACGACAAGAAACCGTACGATCTGATCACGATGGATATCATGATGCCCGGGATGGACGGACAGGAAGCGCTGAAGCTTATCCGTGAAATCGAGAAGGAACGGAGCATACCTCCTTCATCCGAAGTGAAGGTCATAATGACGACTGCTCTGGACGATCCGAAGAACGTGGTGGAGGCTTATTACCATGGAGGCGCCACCTCATACATCGTGAAGCCTATCAGTAAAGGTAAGCTCATGAATGAAATCAGGGGGTTCGGGCTCCTGGCGTAA